In Pseudomonas sp. LRP2-20, the genomic window GGTGCTGGCAGATCCACAGGGCGACAGCGAGGTACGCTTGGCGCTGGGCAACGGGCAGACATTGTGTGCGATTGCCGAGGCGGGTTGGTTGGATGAACGGTCGGTCAAGCAAGCAAGCAAGGTCCGTGTGCAGTTTCATCCTTCCTATGTGCTGCTCGGAGTACCCGTTTAACCTGTGCCGGCCATGGAATGGGTTACCATGCCGACATGTCGCCCATCCCCGGAGCCCCCATGTCCCACCCCTTCGACTCCCTCACCCCAGACCTGGTCCTGGACGCCGTGGAAAGCCTGGGCTTTCTCAGCGATGCCCGGGTCCTGGCGCTGAACAGCTACGAGAACCGCGTCTATCAGGTGGGCATCGAAGATTCGCAACCGGTGATCGCCAAGTTTTATCGCCCTGGCCGCTGGAGCGATGCGGCGATTCTCGAAGAGCACCAGTTCACCGCCGAACTCGCCGATTGCGAAGTGCCCGTGGTCGCGCCGTTGCAACATGGCGGCCAGACCCTGTTCGAACACAAGGGCTTCCGCTTCACCCTGTTCCCGCGCCGTGGCGGCCACGCGCCGGAGCCCGGCAACCTTGATCAACTCTACCGCCTCGGCCAGCTGCTCGGCCGCCTGCATGCCGTGGGGGCCGCGCGGCCGTTCGAACATCGTGAAGCACTGGCTGTGGACAACTTCGGCCACGCCTCGCTGAACACCCTGCTCGACGGTGGCTTCGTCCCCAAGGACCTGCTGCCCGCCTTCGAGTCCGTGGCCCGCCACCTGCTTGAGCGGGTCGAGGATGCCTTCGCCCGCACCCCGCATCAGGTTATCCGCCTGCATGGCGACCTACACCCGGGCAACCTGATGCACCGCGACGAGGTGTATCACGTGGTCGACCTCGATGACTGCCGCATGGGCCCGGCCGTGCAGGACCTGTGGATGATGCTCGCTGGCAGCCGCGAGGAACGCCTGGGGCAACTGGCCGAACTGGTCGACGGCTACAACGAGTTCCACGACTTCGACCCCCGCGAGCTGGCCCTCATCGAGCCGTTGCGCGCCCTGCGCCAGCTGCATTACAGCGCCTGGCTGGCGCGGCGCTGGGACGACCCGGCATTCCCGCCGAGCTTCCCGTGGTTCGGTCAGCCGCGTTACTGGGGTGACCAGATCCTCGCCTTGCGCGAACAACTGGCAGCGCTGGATGAACAACCACTGAAATTGTTCTAGAAGCAAGCGCGCCTCTGTCTACAATAGGCCTCGCTTTACTGAGCAAGGACTCTCCATGCACGCTGCAAACCCGCGCCGCGGGTACCTTCTGGGCCTTGGTGCCTACATCATCTGGGGCTTGTTCCCGCTCTACTTCAAAGCTATCCAGAGCGTTCCGGCGGTGGAGATCATCGTCCACCGGGTGCTCTGGTCGGCGTTGTTCGGTTCACTGTTGCTGCTGGTGTGGAAACACCCCGGCTGGTGGCGCGAGCTGCGTGAAAACCCGCGTCGGCTGGCGATCCTGGCCCTGAGCGGTACGCTGATCGCCGGCAACTGGCTGACCTATGTCTGGGCGGTGAACAACGGGCGCATGCTCGAAGCCAGCCTGGGCTACTACATCAACCCATTGATCAATGTGCTGCTGGGCATGCTGCTGCTTGGCGAGCGCCTGCGCCGCCTGCAGTGGCTGGCTGTGGCCATGGCGGCGATAGGCGTCGCCCAGCAGGTATGGCAGGTGGGCAGCCTGCCGTGGGTGTCGCTGGCACTGGCCCTGAGCTTCGGTTTCTATGGCCTTATCCGCAAACAGGCACCGGTAGCGGCGCTGCCCGGCCTGGTGGTGGAAACCTGGATGCTGGTGCCGCTGGCGTTGGGCTGGATGCTGCTGCATCCGGCGGCGATCAGCGCACAAGCTGACTTCTACAGCAGCAGCGAAGCGCTATGGCTGATCGCGGCGGGGCCGGTGACACTGGTGCCGCTGGTGTGCTTCAACGCGGCAGCACGCCACCTGCCCTACACCACCCTGGGCTTCCTGCAGTACCTGGCGCCGACCCTGGTGCTGCTGCAGGCGGTGCTGCTGTTCGATGAGCACCTGTCGTCGAGCAGCTTGATGGCGTTCCTGTTCATCTGGGCGGGGTTGGCGGTCTATAGCGTCGACGCCTGGCTGAATTTGCGCAAGCGCGCCTGATCAAAAAACGATCAAAACCTTGCAGGCCACGTAGTTCGTGGCCTGCAGCAACATCTCCAAAGGTTATCCACACCCTCGTCCCCGTGCTTTGTGCACAAGCAACTGATTTCTGTACGTTTTTTGCTCAAACCTCGGGAGGGCTTGCCGTACCTGGGCTAGCGAGGTGAACCCCCAGCTTATCCACAGGGCCGTCCCCGTGAAATCGGGATAACCGCTAGGGGCCGCTTCGCGTCCCGGCATTTCCAGATCATTCCTCCGGCCGCAACTTCAACTCCACCATCAAATCGTCCGCCAGGCTTTCCAGCTTCTTCTGCAATTGGTCCAGCGACAACGTCAAAGGCAACGCCAGTAAGGCATCGGCATGGAACAGTGGCTCACTGCTCATCGGCGCCGGCCGCACTTCGGTAGTGAAGCGCTCCAGGTTCACCCCCTGGTCCGCCAGCAAGCGGGTGATATCGCGCACGATGCCTGGGCGGTCGTTACCCACCAGCTCCATGGCAATAGGTTTCCAGGTGCATGACGGTTCTATGCCGCTCTCGGCGATCAGCACGCGAATATCGTACTTCCCCAGCGCCTGCAGCGACTTCACCAGTTCGTCGTAGTTTTCCGCCGGCACCGCCACCCGCAGGATCCCGGCGAACTGCCCGGCCATCCGCGACATGCGGCTCTCCAGCCAGTTGCCGTTATGATCGGCGATGCATTGGGCAATGCGCTCGACCTGCCCGGCTTTGTCCGGAGCAATCACGGTCAATACAAGATGATCCACAGGCCCTTCCTCTGCGTCGGGCCGCCCGAGGCGGCGTAAATACGGGGGATCGACTCAGTATAGGCAAGGCGCGGCAACCTGCCGCAGGGCAGTCCGCACAAACAATCGTGTACTGTTTCAAGATTTATCTGGAACAATCCACCCGTTTTTTGCGAACATACGTTCTCCCAGCGTGACCATACGCGACCAACCGGTCGCATAACGGCGCTTTTAGTCTGATTTTGCCTCGCCTACTGCTTCATGTAGTATCCCGTGGCGCGGACTACAAAACGTCGTTTGGATGTCTGCCAAGGCGCCTGTGAAAATACGCACACTGTCTGCCAGCCTGTCTGGCAGGCCGCACCCAGCCGCGCTCGTGCATCCGACGAGGGCAAGCACTGGAACGTGTTTAGAGAAGCGCTACAGGCTTAATACAGAAGAGCGAAATAGCTGAGCAGAGTGAGGCAAGCAATGACTGGATACGTTCAAGTCGGTGGCCTTCAGGTCGCCAAGGTCCTGTA contains:
- the rarD gene encoding EamA family transporter RarD; this encodes MHAANPRRGYLLGLGAYIIWGLFPLYFKAIQSVPAVEIIVHRVLWSALFGSLLLLVWKHPGWWRELRENPRRLAILALSGTLIAGNWLTYVWAVNNGRMLEASLGYYINPLINVLLGMLLLGERLRRLQWLAVAMAAIGVAQQVWQVGSLPWVSLALALSFGFYGLIRKQAPVAALPGLVVETWMLVPLALGWMLLHPAAISAQADFYSSSEALWLIAAGPVTLVPLVCFNAAARHLPYTTLGFLQYLAPTLVLLQAVLLFDEHLSSSSLMAFLFIWAGLAVYSVDAWLNLRKRA
- a CDS encoding glycine cleavage system protein R, whose amino-acid sequence is MDHLVLTVIAPDKAGQVERIAQCIADHNGNWLESRMSRMAGQFAGILRVAVPAENYDELVKSLQALGKYDIRVLIAESGIEPSCTWKPIAMELVGNDRPGIVRDITRLLADQGVNLERFTTEVRPAPMSSEPLFHADALLALPLTLSLDQLQKKLESLADDLMVELKLRPEE
- a CDS encoding serine/threonine protein kinase, coding for MSHPFDSLTPDLVLDAVESLGFLSDARVLALNSYENRVYQVGIEDSQPVIAKFYRPGRWSDAAILEEHQFTAELADCEVPVVAPLQHGGQTLFEHKGFRFTLFPRRGGHAPEPGNLDQLYRLGQLLGRLHAVGAARPFEHREALAVDNFGHASLNTLLDGGFVPKDLLPAFESVARHLLERVEDAFARTPHQVIRLHGDLHPGNLMHRDEVYHVVDLDDCRMGPAVQDLWMMLAGSREERLGQLAELVDGYNEFHDFDPRELALIEPLRALRQLHYSAWLARRWDDPAFPPSFPWFGQPRYWGDQILALREQLAALDEQPLKLF